The following proteins are co-located in the Micromonospora viridifaciens genome:
- a CDS encoding O-acetyl-ADP-ribose deacetylase — MEITLVEGDITAQRVDAIVNAANSSLLGGGGVDGAIHRKGGPAILEECRALRASRYRDGLPIGQAVATTGGNLPARWVIHTVGPVFSSGEDRSVLLRDCYANSLQVADVLAASSVAFPLISAGVYGWPVEDAVRQALTVLNAVDPAHVTEARLVLFGADTYTVAERVAAGFS; from the coding sequence ATGGAAATCACCCTGGTCGAGGGAGACATCACCGCGCAGCGCGTCGACGCGATCGTGAACGCCGCCAACTCCTCGCTGCTCGGCGGCGGGGGCGTGGACGGCGCGATCCACCGCAAGGGCGGGCCGGCCATCCTCGAGGAGTGCCGGGCCCTGCGCGCCTCCCGCTACCGGGACGGCCTGCCGATCGGCCAGGCGGTCGCCACCACCGGCGGCAACCTGCCGGCCCGCTGGGTGATCCACACCGTCGGGCCGGTCTTCTCCTCGGGCGAGGACCGGTCGGTGCTGCTGCGCGACTGCTACGCCAACAGCCTCCAGGTGGCCGACGTGCTGGCCGCGTCGAGCGTCGCCTTCCCGCTCATCTCCGCCGGCGTCTACGGCTGGCCGGTCGAGGACGCGGTACGCCAGGCGCTCACCGTGCTGAACGCGGTCGACCCGGCGCACGTCACCGAGGCCCGGCTGGTCCTCTTCGGCGCGGACACCTACACGGTCGCCGAGCGGGTCGCCGCCGGGTTCAGTTGA
- a CDS encoding GNAT family N-acetyltransferase, which translates to MIDDLIRPARPEDAPAVVALRTVVHPYLVRGVESTRRMIAEPPPGEDWTAWVAESAGQVVGWGSAYRNSQTSEPDVGEISTLHVHPAHRGRGVGTALLAAALGHLRAIGARRVLTWAQPGSLPFARRHGFKPSREVRYSALELRPAPLMPELPPGVRLLPAGEVDPRRLHRVDAESSLDEPGDVPTDAMGYDIWHYEIWDNPGLDREASTVAEVDGTPTAISLVIRDGDRMWSGYTGTVPAYRGRGLARLAKQAALHRAAESGIRIAYTSNDEANAPMLAVNARLGYRPVASQWSCLRELN; encoded by the coding sequence ATGATCGACGACCTGATCCGCCCCGCCCGTCCCGAGGACGCGCCCGCCGTGGTGGCGCTCCGCACGGTCGTCCACCCGTACCTGGTCCGCGGGGTCGAGTCGACCCGCCGCATGATCGCCGAGCCGCCGCCCGGGGAGGACTGGACCGCCTGGGTGGCCGAGTCGGCCGGGCAGGTGGTCGGCTGGGGGTCGGCGTACCGGAACAGCCAGACCTCGGAGCCGGACGTGGGGGAGATCTCCACCCTGCACGTACATCCGGCGCACCGCGGTCGGGGCGTCGGCACCGCCCTCCTGGCGGCCGCGCTCGGCCACCTGCGCGCCATCGGCGCCCGGCGGGTGCTCACCTGGGCCCAGCCCGGGTCCCTGCCGTTCGCCCGCCGGCACGGCTTCAAGCCGAGTCGAGAGGTGCGCTACTCCGCACTCGAACTGCGGCCCGCCCCGCTGATGCCCGAGCTGCCGCCGGGCGTACGGCTGCTCCCAGCCGGCGAGGTGGATCCGCGCCGGCTCCATCGGGTGGACGCCGAGTCGTCGCTGGACGAACCGGGCGACGTCCCGACGGACGCCATGGGTTACGACATCTGGCACTACGAGATCTGGGACAACCCGGGGCTGGACCGGGAGGCCAGCACGGTGGCCGAGGTGGACGGCACGCCGACCGCGATCAGCCTGGTCATCAGGGACGGCGACCGGATGTGGTCGGGATACACCGGCACCGTGCCGGCGTACCGCGGGCGCGGGCTGGCCCGGCTGGCGAAGCAGGCCGCGCTGCACCGGGCCGCCGAGTCGGGGATACGGATCGCGTACACCTCGAACGACGAGGCGAACGCGCCGATGCTGGCGGTCAACGCCCGGCTCGGCTACCGGCCGGTGGCCAGCCAGTGGTCGTGCCTGCGCGAGCTCAACTGA
- a CDS encoding maleylpyruvate isomerase family mycothiol-dependent enzyme → MSRLHGTKDFWIGALRTEGPTFAAAVAEAPPETPVLSCPGWTVTDLAHHLAGMYVWARTVLTAGTTTRPVREEVPPPAGLHPAEWYRQEYDQLMALFEGLDPEAPAWNFAPQPKKAGFWPRRAAHETAVHRWDAQLAIGAGEPIEAKLAADGVSEVLDTWLPAGRRIQPGQWHGVVQLTATDAAQEWYLRLRGEGVALLDTATILDHDDHRARAQVSGTASDLLLALMGRISFDALGVAGDRRLLDGLRVG, encoded by the coding sequence ATGAGCAGACTGCACGGCACGAAGGACTTCTGGATCGGCGCGCTGCGGACGGAGGGTCCCACCTTCGCCGCCGCGGTCGCCGAGGCACCGCCTGAGACACCGGTGCTCTCCTGTCCCGGCTGGACGGTCACCGATCTCGCCCACCACCTGGCCGGGATGTACGTCTGGGCCCGCACCGTGCTGACCGCCGGGACCACCACCCGGCCGGTACGCGAGGAGGTGCCCCCGCCGGCGGGTCTCCACCCGGCGGAGTGGTACCGCCAGGAGTACGACCAGCTCATGGCGCTGTTCGAGGGGCTGGATCCGGAGGCCCCGGCGTGGAACTTCGCGCCCCAGCCGAAGAAGGCGGGGTTCTGGCCGCGCCGGGCGGCGCACGAGACGGCGGTGCACCGCTGGGACGCCCAGCTCGCCATCGGCGCCGGTGAGCCGATCGAGGCCAAGCTCGCGGCCGACGGGGTGAGCGAGGTGCTGGACACCTGGCTGCCGGCGGGGCGGCGGATCCAGCCCGGCCAGTGGCACGGCGTGGTGCAGCTGACCGCGACCGACGCCGCGCAGGAGTGGTACCTGCGGCTGCGCGGCGAGGGGGTGGCCCTGCTGGACACCGCGACCATCCTCGACCACGACGACCACCGCGCCCGGGCACAGGTCAGCGGGACGGCCAGCGACCTGCTGCTGGCCCTCATGGGTCGGATCAGCTTCGACGCGCTCGGAGTGGCCGGCGACCGCCGCCTGCTCGACGGGTTGCGCGTGGGCTGA
- a CDS encoding UDP-N-acetylmuramate dehydrogenase has protein sequence MSDVYAEPTTGAVPTDPATLAHYTTLRLGGPAGQLETATSAEEIVQKVREAEVREDPILVLAGGSNVVIGDQGFPGTVVLIRSRGFRVIAEDADTVTVRVEAGEPWDDLVAATLERGWSGLECLSGVPGSAGATPIQNVGAYGQEVAETITGVQAYDRTHREVVRIPAADCGFTYRGSIFKYSDRWVVLSVDFRLTRSPLSGPVRYAELARALGVEVGDRVPLADARATVLRLRAGKGMVLDAADPDTWSVGSFFTNPVLERAAYELLRERATDLGEPPSWPGAGDVVKVSAAWLIDKAGFGKGHPGPEGVAISSKHTLALTNRSGTASTSALVALAREIRDGVHDRFGVTLHPEPVLINCTI, from the coding sequence GTGTCAGACGTCTACGCCGAACCGACGACCGGGGCAGTCCCGACCGATCCGGCCACCCTGGCCCACTACACCACGCTCCGCCTCGGTGGCCCCGCCGGTCAGTTGGAGACTGCCACCAGCGCCGAGGAAATCGTACAAAAGGTGCGAGAGGCGGAGGTGCGGGAGGACCCGATCCTGGTCCTCGCCGGGGGCAGCAACGTGGTGATCGGCGACCAGGGGTTTCCCGGCACGGTCGTCCTGATCCGCTCCCGGGGGTTCCGGGTGATCGCCGAGGACGCCGACACGGTCACCGTACGGGTCGAGGCCGGCGAGCCCTGGGACGACCTGGTCGCCGCCACCCTGGAGCGGGGCTGGTCGGGGCTGGAGTGCCTCTCCGGCGTGCCCGGCTCGGCCGGCGCCACGCCGATCCAGAACGTCGGCGCGTACGGGCAGGAGGTGGCCGAGACGATCACCGGTGTCCAGGCGTACGACCGCACCCATCGCGAGGTCGTCCGCATCCCGGCGGCCGACTGCGGGTTCACGTACCGGGGCAGCATCTTCAAGTACAGCGACCGCTGGGTGGTGCTCTCGGTCGACTTCCGGCTGACCCGCTCCCCGCTCTCCGGCCCGGTGCGCTACGCCGAGCTGGCCCGGGCGCTCGGCGTCGAGGTCGGCGACCGGGTGCCGCTGGCCGACGCCCGGGCCACCGTGCTGCGGCTGCGCGCCGGCAAGGGCATGGTGCTCGACGCGGCCGACCCGGACACCTGGTCGGTGGGATCCTTCTTCACCAACCCCGTGCTGGAGCGTGCGGCGTACGAGCTGCTCCGGGAGCGCGCCACCGACCTGGGGGAGCCGCCGTCCTGGCCGGGCGCGGGCGACGTGGTCAAGGTCAGCGCCGCCTGGCTGATCGACAAGGCCGGCTTCGGCAAGGGGCACCCGGGCCCGGAGGGCGTCGCCATCTCCAGCAAGCACACCCTGGCCCTCACCAACCGCAGCGGCACCGCCAGCACCTCGGCACTGGTGGCGCTGGCCCGGGAGATCCGCGACGGCGTCCACGACCGCTTCGGCGTCACCCTCCACCCCGAACCCGTCCTAATCAACTGCACCATCTAA
- a CDS encoding IS110 family RNA-guided transposase has protein sequence MLEQTQDREEIISRVAALDIGKASLVCCVRVPDEARPGRRLQEVQTYSTMTRSLAGMAERLRGLGVTRVVMEATSDYWKPAFYLLEAYGFEVWLVNARDVKHLPGRPKTDKLDAVWLCKVAERQMIRPSFVPPPPIRMLRDLTRYRVDLVAQAGAERNRVEKLLEDAQIKLSVVVSDLFGVSGRAMMAALIAGRRDPKSLAQMARSSLRRKIPALEEALTGHFNDHHAFLLGKMIARVEAIEADIAEVDARIEAQLAPFVEAAARLIEIPGVGPAAAAAIIAEIGVDMSRFPTPAHLAGWARFAPGVKESAGRKKGSGSTGHGNPYLARVLGQIAVSAARTNTFLGERYRRIARRRGAKRAIVAVGRSVLTIIWHLLADPEAHFQDLGADFYLSRTDTERRKRNHISQLEALGYRVTLELAA, from the coding sequence TTGCTGGAGCAGACGCAGGACCGGGAAGAGATCATTTCGCGCGTCGCGGCGTTGGACATTGGCAAGGCGTCGCTGGTGTGCTGCGTGCGGGTGCCGGACGAGGCCAGGCCGGGACGGCGGCTGCAGGAGGTGCAGACGTACTCCACGATGACCCGGTCACTGGCCGGGATGGCCGAGCGGCTGCGCGGCCTGGGCGTGACCCGGGTGGTGATGGAGGCGACGAGCGACTATTGGAAACCGGCGTTCTACCTTCTGGAGGCGTACGGGTTCGAGGTGTGGCTGGTCAACGCCCGCGACGTCAAGCACCTGCCGGGCCGGCCCAAGACCGACAAGCTGGACGCGGTGTGGTTGTGCAAGGTCGCTGAGCGGCAGATGATCCGGCCCAGTTTCGTGCCGCCGCCACCGATCCGGATGCTGCGGGACCTGACCCGTTACCGGGTCGATCTGGTGGCTCAGGCCGGTGCCGAACGCAACCGCGTCGAGAAACTGCTGGAAGACGCCCAGATCAAGCTGTCGGTCGTGGTCAGTGACCTGTTCGGGGTGTCCGGGCGGGCGATGATGGCCGCGCTGATCGCCGGGCGGCGTGATCCCAAGTCGCTGGCCCAGATGGCGCGCTCCAGCCTGCGCCGCAAGATCCCCGCCCTGGAGGAAGCGCTGACCGGGCACTTCAACGACCACCACGCGTTCCTGCTGGGCAAAATGATCGCCCGGGTGGAAGCGATCGAGGCCGACATCGCCGAGGTCGACGCCCGGATCGAGGCGCAGCTTGCCCCTTTCGTCGAAGCGGCGGCCCGGCTGATTGAGATCCCCGGAGTCGGCCCGGCCGCCGCGGCTGCGATCATCGCCGAGATCGGCGTGGACATGAGCCGCTTCCCGACCCCGGCGCACCTGGCCGGATGGGCCCGCTTCGCCCCCGGCGTCAAGGAATCCGCCGGACGCAAGAAGGGCAGCGGGTCGACCGGGCACGGCAACCCCTACCTGGCCCGCGTCCTGGGCCAGATCGCCGTGTCCGCCGCCCGGACCAACACGTTCCTCGGCGAACGCTACCGACGCATCGCCCGAAGACGCGGCGCCAAACGCGCCATCGTCGCCGTGGGCCGTTCCGTCCTGACCATCATCTGGCACCTGCTGGCCGACCCCGAAGCCCACTTCCAGGACCTCGGGGCCGACTTCTACCTCAGCCGCACCGACACCGAACGCCGCAAACGCAACCACATCAGCCAACTCGAAGCCCTCGGCTACCGAGTCACCCTCGAACTAGCCGCATAA
- a CDS encoding SAM-dependent methyltransferase: MRQRPLGVVTRGTTNPNRLRRVDNWIVETCGDTLRAAADPLVVDLGYGATPVTAVELRARLAAKVRADVRVVGLEIDPVRVAAAQPAAAPPGLAFARGGFELAGLRPALVRAFNVLRQYDESEVADAWRTVTERLAPGGLLVEGTCDELGRLGGWVLLDADGPRTLTLAARLTTLESPAQLAERLPKALIHRNVPGERIHDLIRALDDAWQAAAGYAPFGPRQRWLQAVQAVRAAGWPIVDRPRRWRHGELTLPWPAVAPT; this comes from the coding sequence ATGCGGCAGCGGCCGCTCGGCGTGGTGACCCGGGGGACGACGAATCCAAACCGGCTCCGGCGGGTGGACAACTGGATCGTCGAGACCTGCGGCGACACGCTGCGCGCCGCCGCCGACCCGCTGGTCGTCGACCTGGGCTACGGCGCCACCCCGGTGACCGCCGTCGAGCTGCGGGCCCGCCTGGCGGCCAAGGTCCGCGCGGACGTCCGGGTGGTCGGCCTGGAGATCGATCCGGTACGCGTGGCCGCCGCCCAGCCGGCCGCCGCACCACCCGGGTTGGCCTTCGCCCGGGGCGGTTTCGAACTGGCCGGGCTCCGGCCCGCGCTGGTCCGGGCGTTCAACGTGCTGCGGCAGTACGACGAGAGCGAGGTGGCCGACGCCTGGCGTACGGTCACCGAACGGCTGGCCCCGGGCGGGCTGCTGGTCGAGGGGACCTGCGACGAGCTGGGCCGGCTCGGTGGCTGGGTGCTGCTCGACGCGGACGGCCCGCGCACGCTGACCCTGGCCGCCAGGCTGACCACCCTGGAGAGCCCGGCCCAGCTGGCCGAGCGACTGCCGAAGGCGCTGATCCACCGTAACGTCCCGGGTGAGCGGATCCACGACCTGATCCGCGCCCTGGACGACGCCTGGCAGGCCGCTGCCGGCTACGCCCCGTTCGGCCCCCGCCAGCGCTGGCTGCAGGCGGTCCAGGCCGTCCGCGCAGCAGGCTGGCCGATCGTGGACCGCCCCCGCCGCTGGCGCCACGGCGAACTCACCCTCCCCTGGCCCGCGGTAGCCCCCACCTGA
- a CDS encoding SDR family NAD(P)-dependent oxidoreductase, whose translation MSSVAVVTGASSGIGAATARRLAAEGFHVLAAARRTDRLAELVAEIEAAGGAATAVECDITSDESVAGLAAAAAAAPGPLTLLVNNAGGARGLDPIESASVGDWQWMYDVNVLGTLRVTKALLPALEASGAGTIVIVSSTAGHVVYEGGGGYTAAKHAQTAIAGTLRLELCGRPVRVIEIDPGMVQTEEFGLVRFNGDAEKAAAVYAGVAEPLVAEDVADCIAWCATRPHHVNIDQLVVRPLAQAAQHKVHRVTVKREE comes from the coding sequence ATGAGTTCCGTCGCCGTCGTCACCGGGGCGTCCAGCGGGATCGGCGCGGCCACCGCCCGCCGGCTCGCCGCCGAGGGTTTCCACGTGCTCGCTGCCGCCCGGCGTACTGACCGGCTGGCCGAGTTGGTCGCCGAGATCGAGGCCGCCGGCGGTGCGGCCACGGCCGTGGAGTGCGACATCACCTCCGACGAGTCGGTCGCCGGCCTGGCGGCGGCCGCCGCCGCCGCGCCGGGCCCGCTCACCCTGCTGGTCAACAATGCCGGCGGAGCGCGCGGCCTCGACCCGATCGAGTCCGCATCGGTCGGTGACTGGCAGTGGATGTACGACGTGAACGTGCTCGGCACGCTCCGGGTCACCAAGGCGCTGCTGCCCGCGCTGGAGGCGTCCGGCGCCGGCACCATCGTGATCGTCAGCTCCACCGCCGGCCACGTCGTCTACGAGGGCGGGGGTGGCTACACCGCCGCCAAGCACGCGCAGACCGCGATCGCGGGCACGCTCCGGCTGGAGCTGTGCGGCCGTCCGGTGCGGGTGATCGAGATCGACCCGGGCATGGTGCAGACCGAGGAGTTCGGCCTGGTCCGGTTCAACGGCGACGCGGAGAAGGCCGCGGCGGTCTACGCCGGGGTGGCCGAGCCGCTGGTCGCCGAGGACGTCGCGGACTGCATCGCCTGGTGCGCCACCCGACCGCACCACGTGAACATCGACCAGCTGGTGGTCCGCCCACTGGCCCAGGCCGCCCAGCACAAGGTGCACCGGGTCACCGTGAAGCGCGAGGAGTGA